One window of Equus caballus isolate H_3958 breed thoroughbred chromosome 3, TB-T2T, whole genome shotgun sequence genomic DNA carries:
- the LOC100055584 gene encoding large ribosomal subunit protein uL23: MAPKAKKEAPAPPKAEAKAKALKAKKAVLKGVQSHKKKKIRTSPTFRRPKTLRLRRQPKYPRKSAPRRNKLDHYAIIKFPLTTESAMKKIEDNNTLVFIVDVKANKHQIKQAVKKLYDIDVAKVNTLIRPDGEKKAYVRLAPDYDALDVANKIGII; encoded by the coding sequence ATGGCGCCGAAAGCGAAGAAGgaagcccctgcccctcccaaagCCGAAGCCAAAGCAAAGGCTTTGAAGGCCAAGAAAGCTGTGCTAAAAGGCGTCCAGagccacaaaaaaaagaagatccgTACGTCACCCACCTTCCGACGGCCCAAGACACTGCGGCTCCGAAGGCAACCCAAGTATCCTCGGAAGAGCGCCCCGCGGAGAAACAAGcttgaccactatgccatcaTCAAGTTCCCCTTGACCACCGAATCAGCCATGAAGAAGATAGAAGACAACAACACGCTTGTGTTCATTGTGGATGTCAAGGCCAACAAGCATCAGATCAAACAGGCTGTAAAGAAGCTCTATGACATTGATGTGGCCAAGGTCAACACCCTGATCAGGCCtgatggagagaagaaggcatATGTTCGACTGGCTCCTGACTATGATGCTTTGGATGTTGCCAACAAAATTGGGATCATCTAA